A region from the Streptosporangium sp. NBC_01756 genome encodes:
- a CDS encoding winged helix-turn-helix transcriptional regulator, producing the protein MAAVRRPGAYVCGIDAAMDVIGGKWKVLILWALNERACRFGELRRLLPGVTEKVLASHLRELETDGIVHREAYDELPPRVEYSLTSLGVALNEALEPLGRWGRENILGAENAHHVPH; encoded by the coding sequence ATGGCGGCCGTGCGGAGGCCGGGAGCATATGTCTGCGGGATCGACGCGGCGATGGACGTCATCGGCGGCAAGTGGAAGGTGCTGATCCTCTGGGCGCTCAACGAACGGGCGTGCCGCTTCGGTGAGCTGCGCAGGCTGTTGCCGGGGGTGACCGAGAAGGTGCTCGCGTCCCACCTGCGGGAGCTGGAGACGGACGGCATCGTGCATCGCGAGGCCTACGACGAGCTGCCGCCCCGCGTCGAATACTCGCTGACCTCGCTCGGCGTCGCGCTCAACGAAGCGCTGGAACCGCTCGGCCGATGGGGACGGGAAAACATACTCGGCGCGGAGAACGCTCACCACGTCCCGCACTAG
- a CDS encoding response regulator transcription factor, translating to MIRIMIAEDQGMMRDALALLLGLEDDLEIVAQVGRGDEIVAAALAARPDVALLDIELPGRSGLDVTGELRAALPGCVVLILTTFARPGYLRRAMEAGAAGFLVKDGPVDELATAIRRAAGGERIVDPALAAAALNAGPSPLTGRERDVLAAALDGATIADLAARLHLSESTVRNHLSSAIGKTHTRNRIEAAQLARHNGWL from the coding sequence ATGATCCGGATCATGATCGCCGAAGATCAGGGGATGATGCGTGACGCGCTCGCGCTGCTGCTCGGCCTTGAGGACGACCTTGAGATCGTCGCCCAGGTCGGCCGCGGGGACGAGATCGTCGCGGCGGCGCTGGCGGCGCGGCCCGACGTCGCGCTGCTCGACATCGAACTGCCCGGCCGCAGCGGTCTCGACGTCACCGGCGAGCTCCGGGCGGCGCTGCCGGGCTGCGTGGTGCTGATCCTCACCACGTTCGCCCGTCCCGGCTACCTGCGCAGGGCGATGGAGGCGGGCGCGGCCGGATTCCTGGTCAAGGACGGCCCCGTGGACGAACTGGCCACCGCGATCCGCAGAGCCGCCGGAGGAGAGCGGATCGTCGACCCGGCGCTGGCCGCCGCCGCGCTGAACGCGGGCCCGAGCCCGCTGACCGGCCGCGAGCGCGACGTGCTCGCCGCGGCACTCGACGGCGCCACCATCGCCGACCTCGCCGCGCGCCTGCACCTGTCGGAGAGCACGGTGCGCAACCACCTGTCCTCGGCGATCGGCAAGACGCACACCCGCAACCGGATAGAGGCCGCCCAGCTCGCCCGGCACAACGGATGGCTGTGA
- a CDS encoding sensor histidine kinase: protein MKKVWQPGPAAFSFWVALVYFPAHDLVKRPSWPDVLGLAVVVAAYLLTVRAAFTGRPRAAVLLLTVLAVATFALCAASGGKWLYLCPVLSIACGVVLRGRVLSLTLAVVTLTSMVITYWRAGGEDVTAAVAAVSWGTFTAGVVVYVTLKLFATIAELHETRQELARAAVAEERLRFSRDLHDLLGHTLSLMVVKAEAVRRLIPRDAEAAAAQAGDIQTIGREALTEVRAAVAGYRGRGFADELAAARVALEDAGVRAVVTLDEVRPAPDADELLGWAVREGVTNVVRHARATRCQITLTGREEEIVLEIGNDGVTGRGLRPADRGHGSDGVTGRGPRPADRGHGSDGSAEQQRQRGLAGRENRGHGLAGLAERAAAAGARFEAGALPGGRFALTMAVPR from the coding sequence GTGAAGAAGGTCTGGCAGCCGGGACCGGCGGCGTTCTCCTTCTGGGTGGCGCTGGTCTACTTCCCCGCCCACGACCTGGTCAAGCGGCCGAGCTGGCCCGACGTCCTCGGCCTCGCCGTGGTCGTCGCCGCCTACCTGCTGACCGTCCGGGCCGCCTTCACCGGGCGGCCCCGGGCGGCGGTCCTGCTCCTGACGGTCCTGGCCGTCGCGACCTTCGCCCTGTGCGCGGCCTCCGGCGGCAAGTGGCTCTACCTGTGCCCGGTGCTCTCCATCGCCTGCGGGGTCGTGCTGCGCGGCCGGGTCCTGTCCCTGACCCTCGCGGTGGTGACGCTCACCTCGATGGTCATCACCTACTGGCGGGCCGGCGGCGAGGACGTCACCGCCGCCGTCGCCGCCGTCTCCTGGGGCACCTTCACGGCGGGGGTCGTCGTCTACGTCACGCTCAAGCTCTTCGCCACCATCGCGGAGCTGCACGAGACCCGGCAGGAACTGGCCAGGGCCGCGGTCGCCGAGGAGCGGCTGCGTTTCTCCCGGGACCTGCACGACCTGCTGGGTCACACGCTCTCGCTGATGGTGGTGAAGGCGGAGGCGGTGCGCAGGCTCATCCCCCGCGACGCGGAGGCCGCGGCGGCGCAGGCCGGCGACATCCAGACGATCGGCCGCGAGGCGCTGACCGAGGTCCGCGCCGCCGTGGCGGGCTACCGCGGGCGCGGCTTCGCCGACGAGCTGGCCGCCGCCCGGGTGGCCCTGGAAGACGCGGGGGTGCGCGCCGTCGTCACGCTCGACGAGGTACGGCCGGCGCCGGACGCCGACGAACTGCTCGGCTGGGCCGTACGCGAGGGCGTGACGAACGTGGTCCGCCATGCGCGGGCCACCCGCTGCCAGATCACACTGACCGGCCGGGAGGAGGAGATCGTGCTGGAGATCGGCAACGACGGCGTCACCGGACGGGGGCTCCGGCCTGCTGACCGGGGACACGGGTCCGACGGCGTCACCGGGCGGGGGCCCAGACCCGCTGACCGGGGACACGGGTCCGACGGCTCCGCTGAACAGCAGAGGCAGCGCGGCCTCGCCGGGCGGGAGAACCGGGGACACGGACTCGCCGGACTCGCCGAGCGCGCGGCCGCGGCGGGCGCCAGGTTCGAGGCGGGGGCACTGCCCGGGGGCCGGTTCGCGCTGACGATGGCGGTGCCACGATGA
- a CDS encoding ABC transporter ATP-binding protein produces MSERPVTTAQPRPPAGGGGFGRGPMAGAGMPVEKSMNFGPSTRRLLRRLSPQRTKLVAVIGLAVISVVFAVVGPKILGRATDLIFSGVIGRQLPAGTTTEQAVAAARAAGNDNFAALLARMDVVPGQGIDFAALGTVLLWVLGLYVAASVFSWLQGYLLNDVVQQTVFRLRSDVEDKLNRLPLRFFDGQPRGELLSRVTNDIDNVSQTLQQTMSQLLTSLLTVIGVLAMMFVISPLLALIALVTIPLSMVVTGQVAKRSQKLFVAQWAGTGALNAHIEEAFTGHELVKVFGRQPEVEKVFQDRNEELFKASFGAQFISGIIMPTMMFIGNLNYVAIAVVGGLRVATGSMSLGDVQAFIQYSRQFTQPLTQVASMANLLQSGVASAERVFELLDATEQDPDPADPVLPTARRGRVEFEHVSFSYTPEQPLIEDLSLVADPGHTIAIVGPTGAGKTTLVNLIMRFYELDAGRITLDGVDITAMSRKDLRSHIGMVLQDTWLFGGTIRENIAYGNPQATEEQIQAAARATHVDRFVRTLPDGYDTVIDDEGGNVSAGEKQLLTIARAFLANPSLLILDEATSSVDTRTEVLVQHAMAALRTDRTSFVIAHRLSTIRDADLILVMEAGSIVEHGTHDELLAARGAYHRLYSAQFSGALVPEDDEATVG; encoded by the coding sequence ATGAGCGAGCGGCCCGTGACCACCGCACAACCGCGACCGCCCGCGGGCGGCGGGGGCTTCGGACGGGGCCCCATGGCGGGAGCCGGGATGCCCGTGGAGAAGTCGATGAACTTCGGACCGTCCACGAGACGGCTGCTGCGGCGGCTGAGTCCCCAGCGCACGAAGCTTGTCGCGGTGATCGGCCTCGCCGTGATCAGCGTGGTGTTCGCCGTCGTGGGACCGAAGATCCTCGGCCGGGCGACGGACCTGATCTTCAGCGGCGTGATCGGCAGGCAGCTGCCCGCCGGGACGACCACCGAGCAGGCGGTCGCGGCCGCCCGCGCGGCGGGCAACGACAACTTCGCCGCGCTGCTCGCGCGGATGGACGTCGTCCCCGGCCAGGGGATCGACTTCGCCGCGCTGGGCACCGTCCTGCTCTGGGTGCTGGGACTCTACGTCGCGGCATCGGTCTTCAGCTGGCTGCAGGGCTACCTGCTCAACGACGTGGTGCAGCAGACCGTCTTCCGGCTCCGGTCGGACGTCGAGGACAAGCTGAACCGGCTCCCCCTGCGGTTCTTCGACGGCCAGCCCCGTGGCGAGCTGCTCAGCCGGGTCACCAACGACATCGACAACGTCTCGCAGACCCTTCAGCAGACGATGAGCCAGCTGCTGACCTCGCTGCTGACCGTGATCGGCGTGCTGGCGATGATGTTCGTGATCTCGCCGCTGCTCGCCCTGATCGCCCTGGTGACCATCCCGCTGTCGATGGTCGTCACCGGGCAGGTCGCGAAACGCTCGCAGAAGCTGTTCGTCGCGCAGTGGGCCGGCACCGGCGCCCTGAACGCCCACATCGAGGAGGCCTTCACCGGCCACGAGCTGGTGAAGGTGTTCGGACGGCAGCCGGAGGTCGAGAAGGTCTTCCAGGACAGGAACGAGGAGCTGTTCAAGGCCAGCTTCGGCGCCCAGTTCATCTCCGGCATCATCATGCCGACGATGATGTTCATCGGGAACCTCAACTACGTCGCCATCGCCGTCGTCGGCGGCCTGCGGGTCGCCACCGGGTCGATGAGCCTGGGTGACGTCCAGGCGTTCATCCAGTACTCCCGGCAGTTCACCCAGCCGCTGACGCAGGTCGCCTCGATGGCCAACCTGCTGCAGTCGGGGGTGGCGTCGGCCGAACGGGTCTTCGAGCTGCTGGACGCCACCGAGCAGGACCCCGATCCCGCCGACCCGGTGCTGCCCACCGCCCGGCGGGGACGCGTCGAGTTCGAGCACGTCTCCTTCAGCTACACCCCCGAGCAGCCCCTCATCGAGGACCTGTCGCTGGTGGCCGACCCCGGGCACACGATCGCCATCGTCGGCCCGACCGGCGCGGGGAAGACCACCCTGGTCAACCTGATCATGCGCTTCTACGAGCTGGACGCCGGCCGGATCACCCTCGACGGCGTCGACATCACCGCGATGAGCCGCAAGGACCTGCGCTCGCACATCGGCATGGTGCTCCAGGACACCTGGCTGTTCGGCGGCACCATCCGCGAGAACATCGCGTACGGCAACCCGCAGGCCACCGAGGAGCAGATCCAGGCCGCCGCACGGGCCACCCACGTCGACCGGTTCGTCCGCACCCTGCCCGACGGCTACGACACCGTGATCGACGACGAGGGCGGCAACGTCAGCGCCGGGGAGAAGCAGCTGCTGACCATCGCCCGCGCCTTCCTCGCCAACCCGTCCCTGCTCATCCTCGACGAGGCCACCAGCTCGGTCGACACCCGGACCGAGGTCCTGGTGCAGCATGCGATGGCCGCGCTGCGGACCGACCGCACCAGCTTCGTCATCGCCCACCGGCTGTCCACCATCCGCGACGCGGACCTCATCCTGGTGATGGAGGCGGGCAGCATCGTCGAACACGGCACCCACGACGAGCTGCTCGCCGCCCGGGGCGCCTACCACCGGCTGTACTCCGCGCAGTTCAGCGGAGCCCTGGTGCCGGAGGACGACGAGGCCACCGTGGGCTGA
- a CDS encoding ABC transporter ATP-binding protein, translated as MLSRLLRTYLRPYSSALTAVVALQLVGTMASLYLPSLNADIIDQGVATGDTGYILTTGGWMLAVSLVQIACSIAAVYYGSRAAMGFGRDVRAAVFHQVGGFSAREVAQFGAPSLITRSTNDVQQVQMLVVMTCTMLVAAPIMCVGGIIMALREDVGLSWLMLVCVPALLISIGLIISRMVPQFRAMQTRIDTVNQVLREQLSGIRVVRAFSREREETARFAGANDALTATALRVGRLTSLIFPVVMLILNASSIAVLWFGAGRIDSGDMRIGALTAFLMYLMQILTSMMMATFISIMIPRAAVCAERIGEVLDTESSVRPPDDPVRQVRGHAELELRDVEFRYPGAAAPVLSGISFRAVAGQTTAIIGSTGSGKTTLVSLVPRLFDATSGTVSVDGVDVRDLDPQMLWTRIGLVPQKPYLFTGTVAGNLRYGNPDATDEELWEALDVAQARDFVEAMPEGLNTPITQGGTNVSGGQRQRLSIARALVSKPEIYLFDDSFSALDLTTDARLRAALRPHTAQAAVVIVGQRISTVADADQIIVLDDGVIVGRGTHDELLDSCPTYIEIVESQMTVESAA; from the coding sequence ATGCTGAGCCGCCTGCTCCGCACCTATCTACGGCCCTACTCCTCGGCGCTGACCGCCGTGGTGGCGCTGCAACTGGTCGGCACCATGGCCTCGCTGTACCTGCCCAGCCTGAACGCCGACATCATCGACCAGGGCGTCGCCACCGGCGACACCGGCTACATCCTGACCACCGGCGGCTGGATGCTGGCCGTCTCCCTCGTGCAGATCGCCTGCTCCATCGCGGCGGTCTACTACGGCTCCCGCGCGGCGATGGGGTTCGGCCGGGACGTCCGTGCCGCCGTCTTCCACCAGGTGGGCGGTTTCTCCGCCAGGGAGGTCGCCCAGTTCGGGGCGCCCTCACTGATCACCCGCAGCACCAACGACGTGCAGCAGGTCCAGATGCTCGTGGTGATGACCTGCACGATGCTGGTCGCCGCGCCGATCATGTGCGTCGGCGGCATCATCATGGCGCTGCGCGAGGACGTCGGCCTGTCCTGGCTCATGCTGGTCTGCGTCCCGGCCCTGCTGATCTCCATCGGCCTGATCATCTCCCGGATGGTCCCGCAGTTCCGTGCCATGCAGACCCGGATCGACACGGTCAACCAGGTGCTGCGCGAACAGCTCTCCGGGATCCGCGTCGTGCGCGCCTTCAGCCGCGAACGCGAGGAGACCGCCCGGTTCGCCGGGGCGAACGACGCGCTGACCGCGACGGCGCTCCGCGTCGGGCGGCTGACCTCGCTCATCTTCCCCGTCGTGATGCTGATCTTGAATGCCTCCAGCATCGCCGTACTCTGGTTCGGCGCCGGCCGGATCGACAGCGGCGACATGCGGATCGGCGCCCTCACCGCCTTCCTCATGTATCTGATGCAGATCCTGACCTCGATGATGATGGCCACCTTCATCTCGATAATGATCCCGCGCGCCGCGGTCTGCGCCGAGCGCATCGGCGAGGTGCTGGACACGGAGTCGTCGGTGCGCCCGCCCGACGATCCCGTACGGCAGGTGCGCGGCCACGCCGAACTGGAGCTGCGTGACGTCGAGTTCCGCTACCCGGGTGCGGCGGCACCGGTGCTGTCCGGCATCTCCTTCCGCGCCGTCGCGGGACAGACCACCGCGATCATCGGCAGCACCGGGTCGGGCAAGACGACGCTGGTCTCCCTGGTGCCCCGGCTGTTCGACGCCACCTCCGGCACCGTGTCGGTCGACGGCGTCGACGTCCGCGACCTCGACCCCCAGATGCTCTGGACCCGCATCGGCCTGGTGCCGCAGAAGCCGTACCTGTTCACCGGCACCGTCGCCGGCAACCTGCGCTACGGCAACCCGGACGCCACCGACGAGGAGCTGTGGGAGGCGCTGGACGTCGCCCAGGCCCGCGACTTCGTCGAGGCCATGCCCGAAGGACTGAACACGCCCATCACCCAGGGCGGCACGAACGTGTCCGGCGGGCAGCGGCAACGCCTCTCGATTGCCCGGGCGCTGGTCAGCAAGCCCGAGATCTACCTGTTCGACGACTCCTTCTCGGCGCTCGACCTGACCACCGACGCCCGGCTGCGCGCCGCCCTGCGCCCGCACACCGCCCAGGCCGCCGTCGTCATCGTCGGCCAGCGGATCTCCACCGTCGCCGACGCCGACCAGATCATCGTCCTGGACGACGGCGTGATCGTCGGCAGGGGCACCCATGACGAACTGCTGGATTCCTGCCCGACATACATCGAGATCGTCGAGTCCCAGATGACCGTGGAGAGTGCGGCATGA
- a CDS encoding GNAT family N-acetyltransferase, giving the protein MLFRPTTEADLDRVVACTVDEPVSWIPADRYLAELAERMYRPEWTWIAEDGDRVVARALWWGQPGSEHPVALDCLYVDTSVSDRVAVAAGLLTAGLRAFRAQGARTLPLYNLTLSNGWRADAAVSAALAWRRQAALAAGLTEEVERLRFEWTPGLGVPASSGRLTFTEASDEAFLQVFRRIAEGSLDAETRRNLAVKGAEATARHEMDFYLGCPGKREWWRIAHTSDGAVAGLAIPSATPYSPNVGYLGVVPELRGRGHVDDLLAEITRIHAGNDAELITATTDMANAPMAAAFARAGYRNTQVRMLFSEPSG; this is encoded by the coding sequence GTGCTGTTCCGTCCCACGACGGAGGCCGATCTCGACCGGGTGGTCGCCTGTACGGTCGACGAACCCGTCAGCTGGATTCCCGCCGACCGTTATCTCGCGGAGCTGGCCGAGCGGATGTACCGGCCGGAGTGGACCTGGATCGCCGAGGACGGTGACCGGGTGGTGGCCCGCGCGCTGTGGTGGGGCCAGCCGGGCAGCGAGCATCCGGTGGCGCTGGACTGCCTGTACGTCGACACGTCGGTCTCCGACCGGGTCGCCGTGGCCGCCGGGCTGCTCACCGCGGGCCTGCGGGCCTTCCGTGCGCAGGGCGCGCGCACGCTTCCGCTGTACAACCTGACGCTGTCCAACGGCTGGCGCGCCGACGCGGCGGTGTCGGCGGCCCTGGCCTGGCGGCGTCAGGCCGCGCTGGCGGCCGGGCTGACCGAAGAGGTGGAGCGGCTGCGCTTCGAGTGGACGCCCGGCCTCGGCGTGCCGGCCTCCTCCGGCCGGCTCACTTTCACCGAGGCGTCGGATGAGGCGTTCCTTCAGGTGTTCCGCCGGATCGCCGAAGGCAGTCTGGACGCCGAGACCCGCAGGAACCTCGCGGTGAAGGGCGCCGAGGCCACGGCCCGCCATGAGATGGACTTCTATCTCGGCTGTCCCGGCAAGCGCGAGTGGTGGCGGATCGCGCACACCTCCGATGGGGCGGTCGCAGGGCTCGCGATCCCGTCGGCGACGCCGTACAGTCCCAACGTCGGCTACCTCGGCGTGGTTCCGGAGCTGCGCGGCCGCGGCCACGTCGACGACCTGCTCGCCGAGATCACCCGCATCCACGCCGGGAACGACGCGGAGCTGATCACGGCCACCACCGACATGGCCAACGCGCCGATGGCAGCGGCCTTCGCGCGGGCCGGCTACCGCAACACCCAGGTACGGATGCTGTTCTCGGAGCCGTCCGGCTGA
- a CDS encoding TetR/AcrR family transcriptional regulator produces the protein MISTSPRASPLPPDERRAALIASTLSLVLAHGTDVSTRQIAQAAGVAEGTIFRVFATKDELVGAAVTSAFDATQLLAELTAVDRDAPLEDRLVAVVKILQRHTARIFRLLDALGMKGPMETGRHRKTRADQTAMIRQAIAGLLRPDHDLLRCEPYETARRLHLLTVAGCHPRLVEEDPLPPEEIVSTLLDGIRLRPGNDAPHPGASEGEPPC, from the coding sequence GTGATCTCCACCTCCCCGCGCGCGTCACCCCTTCCGCCCGACGAACGGCGGGCCGCACTCATCGCCTCCACCCTGTCGCTGGTCCTCGCCCACGGCACCGACGTGAGCACCCGGCAGATCGCACAGGCGGCCGGCGTGGCAGAGGGGACGATCTTCAGAGTCTTCGCCACCAAGGACGAGCTCGTGGGCGCGGCCGTGACCAGTGCCTTCGACGCCACCCAGCTCCTCGCGGAGCTGACGGCCGTCGACCGCGACGCTCCGCTGGAGGACCGGCTGGTGGCGGTCGTCAAGATCCTGCAGCGCCACACGGCACGCATCTTCCGGCTGTTGGACGCGCTGGGGATGAAGGGACCCATGGAGACCGGCCGCCACCGGAAGACCCGGGCCGACCAGACCGCCATGATCCGGCAGGCGATCGCCGGGCTGCTCCGGCCCGACCACGACCTGCTGCGATGCGAGCCCTACGAGACCGCGCGCCGCCTGCACCTACTAACCGTCGCCGGCTGCCACCCCCGGCTCGTCGAGGAGGATCCGCTGCCCCCCGAGGAGATCGTCTCCACCCTGTTGGACGGAATCCGCCTGCGCCCCGGAAACGACGCGCCCCACCCCGGCGCGTCAGAGGGAGAACCCCCATGCTGA
- a CDS encoding carboxylesterase/lipase family protein, translated as MRILHATVAAAVLLTGCAAGLRPEPVTAGTGPGPAVVRTDTGAVRGTVTDRHRLFQGIPYATAGRWEPPVPARNRTGVKDATKPGAMCPQVGSVYAPISSTDEDCLFLNVTTPRAPGRGRPVMVWIHGDGAVGAGHFSDARKLASRGVVVVTINYRLGVFSGFGYPGLKDSGTYGLQDQQEALRWVRRNAAAFGGDPSNVTAFGVSFGALAIGGQLTSPGAKGLVRRVAMQSGETMMDMPANSIVPGAPAAPTFAWRSTEEAQAVGRAYAERLGCDDLACLRALPVQKILAVPQIMNVFQAYAYGNRVLPELPSKAIREGRFHRVPVLAGATRDEHRIFVGMNYDVQGRPVTAEQYGTLIKEAFGDDAGRVAREYPLASYASPSQAWAAVMTDRLWARGTHEQNTLLARHAPVYGYEFADRKAPMFLPLEADFDWGAFHAGDLPYLFPEKEAPLSPAQRRLSDQMVGYWTNFARTGSPNGSGLPAWPRLSGGTQSLAPDAVRPIDYAAGHRLSFWK; from the coding sequence ATGCGAATCCTTCATGCGACAGTCGCGGCGGCCGTGCTGCTCACGGGCTGCGCCGCGGGGCTCCGGCCGGAGCCCGTGACCGCCGGGACCGGCCCCGGCCCCGCGGTCGTCAGGACCGACACGGGGGCCGTGCGCGGCACGGTGACCGACCGGCACCGTCTCTTCCAGGGGATCCCCTACGCCACCGCGGGCCGCTGGGAGCCTCCCGTGCCCGCGCGGAACCGGACCGGTGTCAAGGACGCCACCAAGCCGGGCGCGATGTGCCCCCAGGTCGGTTCCGTCTACGCCCCGATCTCCAGCACGGACGAGGACTGCCTGTTCCTCAACGTCACCACCCCGCGCGCACCGGGGAGGGGCCGCCCGGTCATGGTGTGGATCCACGGCGACGGGGCGGTCGGCGCGGGCCACTTCTCCGACGCGCGCAAGCTCGCCTCGCGGGGCGTGGTGGTCGTCACGATCAACTACCGGCTCGGCGTGTTCAGCGGGTTCGGGTACCCGGGCCTGAAGGACTCCGGGACGTACGGCCTGCAGGACCAGCAGGAGGCGTTGCGCTGGGTGCGGCGCAACGCGGCGGCCTTCGGCGGCGACCCGTCGAACGTCACGGCGTTCGGCGTCTCCTTCGGCGCTCTCGCCATCGGCGGCCAGCTCACCTCCCCCGGCGCGAAGGGGCTGGTCCGGCGGGTGGCCATGCAGAGCGGCGAGACGATGATGGACATGCCGGCGAACAGCATCGTCCCCGGCGCGCCGGCCGCCCCGACGTTCGCCTGGCGGAGCACCGAGGAGGCCCAGGCGGTGGGCCGGGCGTACGCCGAACGGCTCGGCTGCGACGACCTGGCGTGCCTGCGCGCGCTGCCCGTGCAGAAGATCCTCGCGGTACCGCAGATCATGAACGTCTTCCAGGCGTACGCCTACGGCAACAGGGTGCTCCCCGAGCTGCCCTCGAAGGCGATCCGCGAGGGACGCTTCCACCGGGTGCCCGTGCTGGCGGGCGCGACGCGCGACGAGCACCGGATCTTCGTCGGGATGAACTACGACGTGCAAGGCAGGCCGGTCACAGCCGAGCAGTACGGCACGCTGATCAAGGAGGCGTTCGGCGACGACGCCGGACGGGTGGCGCGCGAGTATCCGCTCGCCTCCTACGCCTCTCCCAGCCAGGCGTGGGCGGCCGTGATGACGGACCGGCTGTGGGCGAGAGGCACCCACGAGCAGAACACCCTGCTGGCCAGGCATGCCCCCGTCTACGGCTACGAGTTCGCCGACCGCAAGGCGCCGATGTTCCTGCCGCTGGAGGCGGACTTCGACTGGGGCGCCTTCCACGCCGGCGACCTGCCGTACCTCTTCCCGGAGAAGGAGGCGCCGCTGAGCCCCGCCCAGCGGCGACTGTCGGACCAGATGGTCGGTTACTGGACGAACTTCGCCCGCACCGGTTCACCCAACGGCTCGGGCCTGCCCGCGTGGCCGCGGCTCTCCGGGGGCACCCAGTCGCTCGCCCCGGACGCGGTGCGGCCGATCGACTACGCCGCCGGGCACCGGCTGAGTTTCTGGAAGTAA
- a CDS encoding sulfite exporter TauE/SafE family protein: MLTALSLGAAIGVLLGLLGGGGSILAVPALVYGVGLPLASAVPASLLVVGISSATAVLPRIRARQVRWRIAAVFGGAGAVAAFGGAALNRLLPPQAVLIGFAALMVVAGRRMLAGQSFTGGACELPGGGVNWRSCLPKAVGAGAAVGVLTGLFGVGGGFLVIPALVLGLGLPMTAAVGTSLLIVVVNSVAGFAAHAGEATLDYGVIASFTAAAVAGSLAAARLGRRLDPERLRRWFAYFVFAVAVFVAAQAVFNPAALGS; this comes from the coding sequence ATGCTGACCGCTCTCAGCCTCGGTGCCGCCATCGGCGTCCTGCTCGGGCTGCTGGGCGGCGGCGGCTCCATCCTGGCGGTGCCCGCCCTCGTCTACGGCGTGGGCCTGCCACTGGCCTCCGCCGTACCGGCATCCCTGCTGGTGGTGGGCATTTCCTCGGCCACCGCCGTCCTGCCCCGCATCCGCGCGCGTCAGGTGCGCTGGCGCATCGCCGCCGTCTTCGGCGGCGCCGGCGCAGTGGCCGCGTTCGGCGGCGCCGCCCTCAACCGGCTTCTGCCGCCGCAGGCGGTCCTGATCGGCTTCGCCGCGCTCATGGTGGTGGCCGGCCGGCGGATGCTGGCCGGGCAGTCCTTCACGGGCGGGGCGTGCGAGCTGCCAGGCGGCGGCGTCAACTGGCGCAGTTGCCTGCCCAAGGCAGTCGGCGCCGGTGCCGCCGTGGGCGTGCTGACCGGTCTGTTCGGGGTCGGCGGCGGATTCCTCGTCATCCCGGCTCTGGTGCTGGGTCTGGGGCTGCCGATGACGGCCGCGGTCGGCACCTCGCTGCTGATCGTGGTGGTCAACTCGGTCGCCGGATTCGCCGCCCACGCCGGAGAGGCGACGCTGGACTACGGCGTCATCGCCTCCTTCACCGCGGCGGCGGTGGCCGGGTCGCTGGCCGCGGCCCGGCTGGGCCGGCGCCTGGATCCGGAACGGCTGCGCCGCTGGTTCGCCTACTTCGTCTTCGCCGTGGCGGTCTTCGTCGCCGCTCAGGCCGTGTTCAACCCGGCCGCGCTGGGCAGCTGA
- a CDS encoding NAD(P)-dependent oxidoreductase yields the protein MEHDAFDKSEIALLGLGDMGTALARAWLVAGQPLTVWNRTAGRAEPLAAEGAKIAETAAAAVAAGGLVVVCLLDDASVGEVLADVDLTGKDLVNLTTGTPAQARARAKWAEERGARFLDGGIMAVPPMIGTPESGGYVFYSGSRALFDAHRGALAVPAGTRYVGADPGFAALHDVALLSAMTGMFAGVSHAFALIRKEDVVPADFAPLLVDWLTAMAPYAYETAGHLTSGDYTEGVVSNLAMMVEGNSTLLRTAEEQGVSAELLTPFTALMERRLAAGHGEEGTTGVIDLLVR from the coding sequence ATGGAACACGACGCCTTCGACAAATCTGAGATCGCCCTTCTCGGGCTCGGCGACATGGGTACCGCGCTCGCCCGCGCATGGCTCGTCGCCGGGCAGCCGCTGACCGTTTGGAACCGCACCGCCGGCCGGGCCGAGCCGCTCGCCGCCGAGGGCGCGAAGATCGCCGAAACGGCCGCCGCCGCGGTGGCCGCCGGCGGTCTTGTCGTGGTCTGCCTGCTCGATGACGCCTCGGTCGGCGAGGTCCTCGCCGACGTCGATCTGACGGGCAAGGACCTGGTCAACCTCACCACCGGCACTCCCGCGCAGGCCCGTGCCCGCGCCAAGTGGGCCGAGGAGCGCGGCGCCCGCTTCCTGGACGGCGGGATCATGGCGGTCCCGCCGATGATCGGCACCCCGGAATCCGGCGGCTACGTCTTCTACAGCGGATCCCGCGCCCTCTTCGACGCCCACCGCGGCGCGCTGGCCGTACCGGCCGGCACCAGGTACGTCGGTGCGGATCCCGGTTTCGCCGCCCTCCACGACGTGGCGCTGCTGAGCGCGATGACCGGGATGTTCGCCGGGGTCTCCCACGCCTTCGCATTGATCCGCAAGGAGGACGTCGTGCCGGCGGACTTCGCCCCTCTGCTCGTCGACTGGCTCACCGCCATGGCCCCCTACGCGTACGAGACCGCCGGCCACCTGACGAGCGGCGACTACACCGAGGGCGTGGTCTCCAATCTCGCCATGATGGTCGAGGGCAACTCGACCCTGCTGCGCACGGCCGAGGAGCAAGGGGTCAGTGCCGAGCTGCTGACCCCGTTCACGGCCCTGATGGAGCGCCGCCTCGCGGCCGGCCACGGCGAGGAGGGGACCACGGGTGTGATCGACCTGCTCGTCCGCTGA